Proteins from a genomic interval of Providencia stuartii:
- a CDS encoding MFS transporter, translating into MEHSSNSLTTEDTANGTRDNSNKNTVPKKHYIQRDDALYLRVTLSFFTVGLATFALLYFVQPILPMLSEDFNVSPATASLSLSLSTGLMALGLLITGPISDAIGRKNVMVVALTSAALFTLLSAFMQSWQGILIARALVGLSLSGVAAVAMTYLSEEIHPSYVALSMGLYISGNSIGGMSGRLVTGIIADFYSWRVAVVLLGSLALIAAIGFWRLLPPSQHFRASSLKPKNLWINLRLHFRDKGLPWLFVEGFVLMGGFVTMYNYIGYRLLEAPYHFSQATVGLLSIIYLTGTYSASKSGSLTSRFGLGSVLIAALVLMLSGILLTLFSSFWLILLGMTVLTAGFFSAHSVASSWVGHRAKRARGQASSLYLFSYYAGSSIAGTVGGIFWLQFGWAGVAWFIAGLLLIGMLIAYKLKANC; encoded by the coding sequence TCATCAAATAGTCTTACTACTGAAGACACCGCTAACGGAACGCGGGATAACTCAAATAAGAATACTGTCCCTAAAAAGCACTATATTCAACGTGATGATGCACTATATTTGCGCGTGACACTTTCATTCTTTACCGTGGGGTTAGCTACATTTGCATTACTTTATTTTGTGCAACCGATTTTGCCGATGTTATCAGAGGATTTTAATGTTTCCCCTGCTACGGCTAGTCTCTCGTTATCATTAAGTACTGGATTAATGGCGCTAGGGCTACTGATTACTGGACCAATTTCCGATGCGATTGGACGAAAAAATGTCATGGTCGTTGCGTTAACAAGTGCGGCATTGTTCACACTGTTAAGTGCTTTTATGCAAAGTTGGCAAGGTATTTTAATTGCTAGAGCGCTCGTTGGATTATCGTTGAGTGGTGTTGCAGCGGTTGCGATGACCTACCTAAGTGAAGAAATCCATCCTAGCTATGTCGCATTATCAATGGGGTTATATATTAGTGGTAACTCTATTGGTGGAATGAGCGGACGTCTTGTTACGGGCATTATCGCTGATTTTTATTCATGGCGTGTCGCTGTGGTTTTGTTGGGCAGCCTAGCTTTAATTGCTGCAATTGGCTTTTGGCGGTTATTGCCACCTTCACAACATTTTAGAGCAAGCTCTTTAAAACCCAAAAATTTGTGGATTAACTTACGCCTTCATTTTCGTGATAAAGGTTTACCATGGTTATTTGTTGAAGGCTTTGTTTTGATGGGAGGGTTTGTCACTATGTATAACTATATTGGTTATCGATTACTTGAAGCCCCCTATCATTTTAGCCAAGCTACTGTTGGCTTATTATCAATAATTTATTTAACAGGTACATATAGCGCATCGAAATCCGGAAGTTTAACCTCTAGATTTGGTTTGGGAAGTGTGCTGATTGCTGCATTAGTTCTCATGTTGTCAGGGATCTTGTTAACACTATTTTCGAGTTTTTGGCTCATCCTTTTGGGCATGACGGTGTTAACAGCTGGGTTCTTTTCTGCTCATTCAGTCGCCAGTAGTTGGGTTGGACACCGAGCTAAACGGGCTAGAGGCCAAGCTTCTTCACTTTACTTGTTTAGTTATTATGCAGGTTCGAGTATTGCAGGAACTGTTGGTGGGATTTTTTGGTTGCAATTTGGATGGGCTGGCGTTGCTTGGTTTATTGCTGGGCTGCTTCTTATTGGTATGCTAATCGCTTACAAATTAAAGGCTAACTGCTGA